From Camelina sativa cultivar DH55 chromosome 20, Cs, whole genome shotgun sequence, the proteins below share one genomic window:
- the LOC104769886 gene encoding stearoyl-[acyl-carrier-protein] 9-desaturase 1, chloroplastic produces the protein MAMAMAMDRIAFSSPSSLYHRSSHPHPHGSRSSRVFMASSTLRSVSTEEANGRKPYIPPREVHSQVKYSMPPQKLEIFKSLEGWAEENLLAYLKPVEKSWQPTDFLPEPESEGFYDQVKELRERCKELSDDYFVVLVGDMITEEALPTYQTMINTLDGVRDETGASPSPWAVWTRAWTAEENRHGDLLNKYLYLSGRVDMRQIEKTIQYLIGSGMDPKTENNPYLGFIYTSFQERATFISHGNTARLAKNLGDLKLGKICGTIAADERRHETAYTKIVEKLFEIDPDTTIVGFADMMKKKISMPAHLMYDGRDDNLFDHFSSVAQRLGVYTARDYADILEFLVQRWNVQKLSDLSSEGHKAQDYLCGLPARIRKLEERAQGRTKEAAKNIPISWIFGREIRA, from the exons ATGGCTATGGCTATGGCTATGGATCGGATCGCTTTTTCCTCACCCTCATCATTGTATCATCGTTCttctcatcctcatcctcatggCTCTAGATCTTCCAGAGTTTTCATGGCTTCCTCCACTCTCCGTTCCGTTTCCAC AGAGGAAGCAAATGGAAGGAAACCGTATATACCCCCTAGAGAGGTGCATAGTCAAGTGAAATATTCAATGCCACCACAAAAGCTGGAGATCTTCAAGTCCTTAGAAGGATGGGCTGAAGAGAACTTGTTAGCTTACCTAAAACCTGTTGAGAAATCATGGCAGCCTACTGATTTCCTCCCTGAACCTGAGTCAGAAGGATTCTATGACCAAGTGAAGGAGCTAAGAGAAAGGTGTAAGGAGCTTTCTGATGACTACTTTGTAGTTCTTGTTGGTGATATGATCACAGAGGAAGCACTTCCGACTTATCAGACCATGATTAATACATTGGATGGGGTTAGAGATGAGACGGGAGCAAGTCCTTCCCCTTGGGCGGTATGGACTAGGGCATGGACTGCTGAAGAGAATAGGCATGGTGATCTTCTTAACAAGTATCTTTATCTGTCTGGACGGGTAGACATGAGGCAGATTGAAAAGACAATTCAATACCTCATTGGTTCTGGAATG gatccaaaaactgaaaacaatcCTTACTTAGGTTTCATCTACACTTCTTTTCAAGAAAGAGCTACATTCATCTCCCATGGAAACACTGCGAGACTGGCAAAGAATCTTGGAGACTTGAAACTTGGGAAGATTTGTGGTACCATTGCTGCTGATGAGAGGCGTCATGAAACAGCCTACACCAAGATTGTAGAGAAGCTCTTCGAAATTGATCCTGACACTACCATCGTGGGATTTGCTGacatgatgaagaaaaagatttcGATGCCTGCTCATTTGATGTACGATGGTCGTGATGATAATCTATTTGACCACTTCTCTTCCGTGGCACAGAGGCTTGGTGTCTACACTGCTAGGGACTATGCTGATATACTGGAATTTCTTGTGCAAAGGTGGAATGTGCAGAAGTTGTCAGACCTTTCTAGTGAAGGACACAAGGCCCAG GACTACCTCTGTGGATTGCCTGCTAGGATCCGCAAACTTGAAGAGAGAGCACAAGGGAGAACCAAAGAAGCTGCAAAAAACATACCAATCAGTTGGATATTTGGTCGAGAGATCAGGGCTTAA
- the LOC104769887 gene encoding uncharacterized protein LOC104769887 translates to MGLISSSSSPVDESHYHTHKIFLFSNYILLGAASSCIFLTLSLRLIPSICGFLLILLHAVTIAAAVSGCAAASCGRNRWYAAHMVTTVLTAIFQGSVSVLIFTNTSKFLGSLKSYVREEDAAVILKLGGGLCIVIFCLDWIVLVCAFFLKYYAYVDGGSDGIAMKRTGKVQSEENPKDWPWPFQV, encoded by the coding sequence atgggtttgatttcttcttcttcatcaccagtAGATGAATCTCATTACCATACTCACAAGATCTTCCTTTTCTCAAACTACATCCTTCTCGGCGCCGCTTCAAGCTGCATCTTCCTCACACTCTCTCTCCGTCTAATCCCTTCGATCTGCGGATTCCTACTCATCCTCCTCCACGCCGTAACAATCGCCGCCGCTGTCTCAGGCTGCGCCGCCGCTTCTTGCGGGAGAAACAGGTGGTACGCTGCTCACATGGTGACAACTGTGCTCACAGCTATATTCCAAGGCTCTGTCTCTGTTCTCATCTTCACCAACACGTCAAAGTTCCTAGGGAGTCTCAAGTCGTATGTTCGTGAGGAAGATGCTGCTGTGATCTTGAAACTCGGTGGTGGGCTTTGTATTGTCATCTTTTGTCTTGACTGGATCGTTCTTGTTTGTGCTTTCTTCTTGAAGTACTATGCTTATGTCGACGGTGGTAGTGATGGCATTGCGATGAAGAGAACTGGTAAGGTTCAGAGTGAGGAGAATCCTAAGGATTGGCCATGGCCGTTCCAAGTTTGA
- the LOC104769888 gene encoding splicing factor U2AF-associated protein 2-like: MSDSGNLQLPPSSTGAGVVDGLTPAATDVGWYILGEIQENLGPYTFSELCDHFRNGYLSATTLVWADGRSEWQPLSAIPELMSRISGGEVGYAALGASGLINGSNAGTKQKKQDNSAFASTEDEFEKWQREIKEAEAEAERLKNGSVSGTELVEDDHESASSPPEGEEEFTDDDGTIYKWDKARRVWVPQDDPPLGSVDPYGLEEMTFAKEDEVFPTINILDTKKDDSEDDVAAGKTEEDGSDETAEINSNGKRKLPEPETEKKEPNKPPDSWFELKVNPHIYVTGLPDDVTLEEVAEVFSKCGIIKEDDTGKPRIKLYSDKGTGKLKGDALITYMKEPSVDLAIKILDGAPLRPADKLLMSVSRAKFEQKGERFITKQTDNKKKKKLKKVEQKLLGWGGTDDAKVSIPATVVLRFMFSPAELRADEGLVAELEDDVKEESLKHGPFDSVKVCEHHPQGVVLIRFKDRVDAQKCIEAMQGRWYAKRQIHASLDDGSVNHATVRDFDLEAERLDQFAADLEAE; encoded by the exons ATGTCCGATTCTGGTAATCTACAGCTTCCACCGTCATCGACAG GGGCAGGAGTTGTGGATGGGCTAACACCTGCAGCTACTGATGTTGGTTGGTACATTCTTGGTGAAATCCAGGAGAACCTGGGTCCATATACCTTCTCTGAGCTATGTG ACCATTTCAGGAACGGTTACCTATCAGCAACTACCCTCGTTTGGGCTGACGGACGAAGTGAATGGCAACCACTTTCTGCCATCCCCGAGTTAATGTCAAGGATTTCTGGAGGTGAGGTTGGCTATGCAGCTCTAG GTGCATCTGGGTTGATAAATGGATCTAATGCTGGAACCAAGCAAAAGAAGCAAGACAATTCTG CCTTTGCTAGTACCGAGGATGAATTTGAGAAATGGCagagagagattaaagaagCAGAAGCGGAGGCTGAAAGGTTGAAAAATGGTTCTGTCTCTGGTACTGAGCTTGTTGAAGATGATCATGAAAGCGCTTCTTCACCACCAGAGGGCGAAGAAGAGTTCACAGATGATGATGGAACGATATATAAATGGGACAAAGCTCGTAGAGTATGGGTTCCTCAG GATGATCCACCACTTGGTAGCGTTGACCCATACGGACTCGAAGAGATGACGTTTGCTAAGGAAGACGAAGTATTTCCAACAATAAACATTCTTGATACTAAGAAGGATGACTCTGAGGATGACGTGGCGGCTGGTAAGACAGAAGAAGATGGCTCTGATGAAACAGCTGAAATAAACAGTAACGGCAAGAGAAAGCTACCAGAGCCAGAAACTGAAAagaag GAACCAAACAAGCCTCCAGACTCGTGGTTTGAATTAAAAGTGAACCCACATATTTATGTTACTGGGTTGCCCGATGATGTCACCCTCGAGGAA GTAGCTGAAGTTTTTTCTAAATGCGGCATAATTAAGGAG GATGACACTGGTAAGCCTCGGATAAAGCTTTACAGTGACAAGGGGACAGGAAAATTAAAAGGCGATGCTCTTATCACCTATATGAAG gaGCCATCAGTGGATCTTGCAATTAAAATCTTAGATGGGGCTCCGTTACGTCCTGCTGACAAGCTCCTCATGTCAGTTTCTCGAGCCAAGTTTGAGCAGAAAG GGGAGAGATTTATAACTAAGCAAACcgacaacaagaagaaaaagaagcttaAAAAGGTGGAGCAAAAGTTGCTTGGATGGG GTGGTACAGATGATGCTAAGGTCTCAATACCAGCGACGGTTGTTCTGCGCTTCATGTTCAGTCCAGCTGAGTTGAGG GCTGATGAGGGTCTGGTTGCTGAGTTGGAGGATGACGTGAAAGAGGAAAGTTTGAAGCATGGACCGTTTGACTCAGTGAAG GTATGTGAGCATCATCCACAGGGTGTTGTTCTAATAAGATTCAAGGATCGGGTAGATGCACAGAAATGTATAGAAGCAATGCAGGGTCGATG GTATGCAAAGAGACAGATACATGCGAGCCTCGATGATGGATCAGTGAACCACGCTACAGTTAGGGATTTTGATTTGGAAGCCGAGCGGTTAGATCAGTTTGCAGCTGATCTCGAAGCtgagtaa
- the LOC104769889 gene encoding sister chromatid cohesion 1 protein 4-like translates to MFYSQFILAKKGPLGTIWIAAHLERKLRKNQVADTDIGVSVDSILFPEAPIALRLSSHLLLGVVRIYSRKVNYLFDDCSEALLKVKQAFRSAAVDLPPEESTAPYHSITLPETFDLDDFELPDNEIFQGNYVDHHISTREQITLQDTMDGVVYSTSQFGLDERFGDGDTSQAALDLDEAVFQDKNVIGSDDEGVPGNDHNAYLDAATPGTKDAMEGVSEAMPRDFNEEQIEDLAMNNEFIEDAQAPQTPGLVEVPNSSSVREQLACDDHMEVEDPNAEEGTKASGELDANEMHKRGEDLSAEYNAPESAVTPLEVEKSQIDENVNTQNEPEEERAEHVHVTSPCCSHITTEMEDPDQVMTEAETDVNGVVTDKSNAVHPLEFPAEENRDHFAIATEVNQETDSSLQGDGPTDEQLNNANATDEQLGSLTGFTDSDLPAPEKVLAAPNREGDGNNFMVESTPDKENPGTCNDDAGNNNITGKKRTFTESTLTAESLNSVESVGLIQSKRTADSVPDDDDLLSSILVGKSSFLKMRPTPVLEAVSTKRLRSAPRSTTTKRKVLMDDPMVLHGDIIRQQLTNTEDIRRVRKKAPCTISEIVMLQRQALEDGLLKEPIFTGMSVELVSLHNEPYDLRGIMIIENDDRHTSVGVVEDNECSVTAVEENKREESSAPQAHPNDSEDQPGKADTHTQEEQIINQQEEMKDDNELAEKISDLEVLKDGNGAADELNLVVNDDVIQMPSEEKLDGVEDLQVEGSHENHDGEGGQDVCADLSAKSCTDVIEIAEGDIDSNPIFNETDLKVEDEVPHEDKKTDVSVEVSEIGIDDQTPCDNTVCSTETGCIEVGDVSNMALENCNEPIVEATNDGVNPEIESYNNFEPHNEMFNEAYMQSALDGEPTSRDGLMGDNDEMDTMEVPHDTGFLNVDDDEVDEDHEDDDEQYGDQTSLLENSGWSSRTRAVAKYLQTLFDKEAENGKNVLVADKLLAGKTRKEASRMFFETLVLKTRDYIQVEQTKPYESIIIKPRPKLTKSIF, encoded by the exons ATGTTTTACTCGCAGTTTATATTAGCTAAGAAAGGACCACTTGGGACAATATGGATTGCGGCCCATTTGGAGAGGAAGCTTCGAAAGAATCAGGTGGCTGATACTGATATTGGAGTCTCCGTTG ATTCTATCCTCTTTCCGGAAGCTCCAATCGCGTTGCGTTTGTCTAGTCATCTTCTGCTTGGGGTTGTGCGTATATATTCAAGAAAGGTGAATTACCTCTTCGATGATTGCAGTGAGGCATTGCTTAAGGTAAAGCAAGCTTTTCGCTCTGCTGCAGTTGACCTACCCCCAGAAGAATCCACAGCGCCATATCACTCGATTACTTTGCCAGAGACATTTGATCTTGATGACTTTGAGCTTCCAGACAATGAGATCTTTCAGGG TAACTACGTTGATCATCATATTAGTACAAGAGAGCAGATTACCCTTCAGGATACCATGGATGGTGTTGTATACTCAACGTCTCAATTTGGATTAGATG AGCGATTTGGTGATGGCGACACTTCTCAAGCTGCTTTGGATCTTGACGAG GCAGTATTCCAGGATAAGAATGTTATTGGATCCGACGATGAGGGAGTTCCAGg taaTGATCACAATGCCTATCTGGATGCGGCAACACCCGGGACAAAAGATGCGATGGAAGGAGTTTCTGAAGCCATGCCCAGGGATTTCAATGAAGAGCAG ATTGAAGATCTCGCTATGAATAATGAGTTCATCGAAGATGCTCAAGCTCCTCAAACTCCTGGATTAGTTGAGGTGCCAAACTCGTCTAGTGTCAGAGAGCAGCTGGCATGCGATGATCACATGGAGGTAGAGGATCCGAATGCAGAAGAAGGTACGAAGGCCTCTGGGGAGCTGGATGCTAATGAGATGCATAAACGTGGGGAAGACCTGTCTGCTGAATATAATGCCCCAGAATCAGCAGTTACCCCTTTGGAGGTAGAGAAGTCACAGATAGATGAAAATGTCAACACACAAAATGAGCCAGAGGAGGAGAGGGCAGAGCATGTACATGTTACATCTCCATGCTGTTCTCACATCACCACCGAGATGGAGGATCCTGATCAAGTAATGACTGAGGCAGAAACCGACGTTAATGGTGTTGTAACTGATAAGTCTAATGCTGTTCATCCACTTGAGTTCCCTGCAGAAGAGAACCGAG ATCATTTTGCCATTGCCACTGAGGTAAATCAGGAAACAGATTCTAGTTTACAAGGAGATGGGCCAACAGATGAGCAGCTGAATAATGCGAATGCAACTGATGAACAGTTAGGAAGTTTGACGGGATTTACTGATTCTGATTTGCCTGCACCTGAGAAGGTATTAGCTGCACCTAACAGAGAGGGGGATGGAAATAATTTCATGGTTGAATCTACGCCAGATAAAGAAAACCCTGGCACATGTAATGATGATGCCGGAAATAATAACATTACTGGGAAGAAACGCACTTTTACTGAGAGCACACTAACTGCAGAAAGTTTGAACTCTGTTGAGTCAGTTGGACTGATTCAGTCAAAGAGAACTGCAGATTCTGTCCCTGATGACGATGATTTGTTGTCTTCTATCCTAG ttggaAAATCATCCTTTCTGAAAATGAGGCCTACTCCTGTGCTTGAAGCAGTATCTACAAAACGGTTACGATCTGCTCCCCGCTCTACTACCACAAAGAGGAAGGTTCTAATGGATGACCCTATGGTCTTGCATGGCGA CATCATACGTCAACAACTGACAAACACTGAAGATATACGCCGTGTGCGAAAGAAGGCACCTTGCACCATTTCTGAAATCGTAATGCTTCAAAGGCAGGCGTTGGAGGATGGACTCTTGAAGGAGCCAATATTCACTG GTATGTCAGTGGAATTAGTATCTCTGCACAATGAGCCGTATGATCTAAGAGGAATCATGATAATTGAGAATGATGACCGTCATACTTCTGTTGGAGTGGTGGAAGATAATGAATGTTCTGTTACGGCcgtggaagaaaataaaagggaaGAAAGCTCTGCTCCTCAAGCTCACCCAAATGATTCCGAGGACCAACCTGGTAAGGCTGATACTCACACACAGGAGGAgcaaatcataaaccaacaGGAAGAGATGAAAGATGATAATGAGCTTGCTGAAAAAATATCTGACTTGGAAGTGTTGAAGGACGGCAATGGAGCTGCTGATGAATTAAATCTTGTAGTGAATGATGACGTCATTCAAATGCCATCTGAGGAAAAACTCGACGGTGTAGAGGATTTACAGGTGGAAGGATCCCATGAAAACCATGATGGAGAAGGCGGGCAAGATGTTTGTGCAGATCTTAGTGCAAAAAGTTGCACTGACGTTATTGAAATTGCTGAAGGAGATATAGATAGCAACCCCATTTTCAATGAGACGGACTTGAaagttgaagatgaagttcCACATGAAGATAAGAAGACGGATGTATCAGTTGAAGTTAGTGAGATTGGGATAGATGATCAGACTCCATGCGATAACACAGTTTGCTCTACGGAAACTGGATGCATAGAAGTTGGTGATGTGAGTAATATGGCTTTGGAAAATTGCAATGAACCTATTGTGGAAGCGACTAATGATGGGGTGAATCCAGAGATAGAGTCTTATAACAATTTTGAACCGCATAATGAGATGTTTAATGAGGCTTATATGCAAAGTGCACTAGATGGAGAACCTACTTCTCGTGATGGTCTCATGGGAGACAATGAT GAAATGGATACCATGGAAGTTCCACATGACACAG GTTTTTTGAacgtggatgatgatgaagtagaCGAAGATCATGAGGACGATGACGAACAATATGGTGACCAAACTTCTCTTCTAGAGAATAGTGGATGGTCTTCTCGTACTAG GGCTGTGGCAAAGTATCTCCAGACGTTATTTGACAAAGAAGCTGAGAATGGGAAGAATGTTCTTGTGGCAGACAAACTTTTGGCTGGGAAAACCCGTAAAGAAGCATCGAGAATGTTTTTCGAAACCCTG GTTCTTAAAACAAGAGATTACATCCAAGTTGAACAAACTAAGCCCTACgaaagcatcatcatcaaaccgCGACCAAAACTCACCAAATCCATCTTCTAG
- the LOC104772285 gene encoding uncharacterized protein LOC104772285, producing the protein MPRPSMIQDCGFLEFPYLGDYLSWRCWRDKKPIRCRLDRALGNEDWHALFPDTVTEYLPMVASDHKPLLAYIGAKHPKGKRRFVFDRRWIGKEGLMSTISSGWGADGQNGQGLFVDKVVNCRRSISQWRKTQVPVGRDAIDIITRQLTEAQADDATSPETITVLTNQLREAYRDEEIYWYQKSRNRWMRVGDRNSKYFHAQTKQRRSRNRIVGLFDKNNVWSTDDETICNTAVSYFQDLFSTIGPANCDEILGEIARVITDADNAFLNSPATEKEGSFDKRLNSTHISLIPKVPKPTRMAELRPISLCNVGYKIISKILCQRLKRVLPTLISETQSAFVPGRLISDNILIAQEMFHGLRTNNSCKSKFMAIKTDMSKAYDRVEWSFVEQVLRQMGFSDRWISWIMYCVSSVDYKVLLNGQPHGFIQPARGLRQGDPLSPYLFILCTEVLIANVRKAEREKLITGIKVANQCPPITHLLFADDSLFFCKVTKEECEAILTVLRSYEAVSGQLINLEKSSIQFGHKVPEDTKAELQSILGISKLGGMGSYLGIPESLGGSKTKVFSFVRDKLQGRTTGWSAKLLSRGGKEVMIKSVATAVPTFVMSCFRIPKTITSKLTSAIANFWWSSNGQSGGMHWLAWEKLCASKQFGGLGFRNIDDFNSALLAKQLWRLIEVPDSLFARVFKSRYYRNSHPMDPIKSYSPSYGWRSIVSARSLTDPWVPAQFPRPALCKGSFKDPSIQMNDLIDRSSNTWRMDRLADLFDPEDVSLISAIPLSLTPQYDSFGWHFTKSGKYMVKSGYHTARLPPPHSTMPVVCGPDCAPLKASVWKVKCPPKIQHFMWQVLSGCLSVAANLGRRGISCDLECMRCGFPLETINHALFECPPVRQVWALSNVPSGPQNPGAQVVAFPWILWYIWKARNAKVFENVAEKPDAISQLAASKALAWSTAQVENEEGFTVPTAPNPRVVRGVSSLPIAYDGFRCFVDGSWKDTDKFAGAGWVCTSSTGVSLLMGASNFRRSLSPLHAEVEAFVWALRCMIGHEYKEVAFLTDCSDLVKMVSSPAEWPAFSAYLVDVIEDMKEFTRFSLTLIPRNANVLADRLARQVRTQPHVVTSVSCTFPNWLV; encoded by the exons atgcccaggcctagtatGATCCAGGATTGTGGTTTCTTGGAATTCCCGTATTTGGGTGATTACTTGTCTTGGCGGTGTTGGAGGGATAAAAAGCCTATCCGGTGTCGGTTGGATAGAGCTCTAGGAAATGAAGACTGGCATGCTCTTTTCCCGGATACCGTGACAGAATATTTGCCGATGGTGGCGTCTGATCACAAGCCCCTGTTAGCGTATATAGGCGCCAAACATCCCAAGGGGAAGAGGCGGTTTGTTTTTGATAGACGGTGGATTGGGAAAGAAGGATTAATGAGTACCATTTCTTCGGGCTGGGGAGCGGATGGACAGAATGGGCAGGGACTTTTTGTGGACAAAGTGGTGAACTGTCGGCGGTCTATCTCGCAGTGGCGGAAGACACAGGTGCCAGTCGGCCGGgatgcaatagatattattaCAAGGCAGCTAACGGAAGCACAGGCAGATGATGCAACATCCCCGGAAACGATAACGGTTTTGACCAATCAATTGAGGGAGGCTTATCGGGATGAAGAAATTTATTGGTATCAGAAGAGTCGGAATCGATGGATGCGGGTAGGAGATAGGAACTCCAAGTATTTCCATGCACAAACGAAGCAGCGCAGATCACGGAACAGGATAGTGGGACTTTTTGATAAAAACAATGTGTGGTCTACGGATGATGAGACGATTTGTAACACGGCGGTTTCATATTTTCAGGATTTATTCTCCACAATTGGACCGGCTAATTGTGATGAGATTCTAGGGGAAATTGCTAGGGTGATTACGGATGCGGATAATGCTTTCTTGAATAGTCCGGCTACGGAGAAAGAG GGTTCTTTTGATAAGCGGCTCAATTCCACGCATATTTCTCTAATTCCGAAAGTGCCGAAACCAACTCGCATGGCTGAGCTACGGCCTATCAGCTTATGTAATGTGGGTTATAAGATCATCTCAAAAATTTTATGTCAACGGTTAAAACGGGTGTTACCAACTCTTATCTCGGAAACTCAGTCTGCTTTTGTCCCCGGTCGGTTGATTTCGGATAACATTCTGATTGCCCAGGAAATGTTCCATGGGCTTCGGACAAACAATTCTTGCAAGTCAAAATTCATGGCgatcaaaacggatatgagcaaaGCTTATGATCGGGTTGAATGGAGTTTTGTGGAGCAAGTTCTCCGGCAAATGGGTTTCTCAGACCGATGGATATCCTGGATTATGTACTGCGTGTCATCGGTGGATTATAAGGTTTTACTAAATGGACAACCACATGGTTTCATTCAGCCGGCAAGGGGTTTACGacagggggatcctttatcaccttatttgtttattctttgcaCGGAGGTGCTAATAGCAAATGTTCGGAAGGCAGAACGGGAAAAACTGATCACCGGTATTAAAGTGGCAAATCAATGCCCACCTATTACTCATCTTCTTTTTGCGGACGATAGCTTATTTTTCTGTAAAGTTACTAAGGAAGAGTGTGAGGCTATTTTAACGGTTCTGCGGTCATATGAAGCGGTTTCTGGTCAATTgataaatttggaaaaatcctCAATTCAATTCGGTCACAAGGTCCCGGAGGATACAAAGGCAGAGTTACAGTCGATTCTTGGCATATCTAAATTAGGTGGCATGGGATCCTACCTGGGGATCCCCGAGAGTTTGGGGGGTTCAAAGACGAAGGTATTCTCTTTTGTTCGGGATAAGTTGCAGGGTCGCACTACTGGTTGGTCGGCCAAACTGCTTTCAAGGGGGGGAAAGGAAGTGATGATAAAGTCTGTGGCCACGGCTGTTCCGACTTTTGTGATGTCCTGTTTTCGCATTCCGAAAACCATAACGTCAAAATTAACAAGTGCCAttgcaaatttttggtggagttcaaATGGACAGTCTGGGGGTATGCATTGGTTAGCCTGGGAAAAGCTTTGTGCGTCAAAGCAATTCGGCGGACTGGGTTTTCGGAATATTGATGATTTTAACTCCGCTTTATTGGCGAAGCAGTTATGGCGGTTGATAGAAGTGCCTGATTCGCTCTTTGCACGGGTGTTTAAGAGCAGGTATTATCGGAACTCGCATCCTATGGATCCTATAAAATCTTACTCTCCTTCCTATGGGTGGAGAAGTATTGTTTCCGCTCGCTCTCTG ACAGATCCCTGGGTTCCtgctcaattcccgagaccagcgtTATGTAAGGGTTCTTTTAAGGATCCTTCGATCCAGATGAATGATCTAATTGATCGGAGTTCTAATACCTGGAGGATGGATCGTTTAGCTGATCTGTTTGATCCAGAAGATGTATCTTTAATTAGTGCGATTCCTCTGAGTCTTACACCACAATATGACTCTTTtggttggcattttacaaaatcGGGTAAGTACATGGTCAAATCTGGATATCATACGGCTCGATTGCCACCACCACACAGTACTATGCCGGTTGTATGTGGCCCTGATTGTGCCCCTTTAAAGGCTAGTGTTTGGAAAGTAAAGTGCCCTCCAAAAATTCAGcactttatgtggcaagttCTCTCTGGCTGTCTTTCAGTTGCGGCTAATTTAGGACGCCGGGGAATATCTTGTGACCTAGAGTGTATGCGTTGTGGTTTTCCTTTAGAAACGATTAATCATGCCTTGTTCGAATGTCCTCCCGTACGACAGGTCTGGGCTTTGTCCAATGTTCCATCAG GGCCACAAAACCCGGGGGCTCAGGTAGTCGCCTtcccatggattttgtggtatatatggaaagcaCGGAatgcaaaagtttttgaaaatgtgGCTGAAAAACCGGATGCGATTTCACAGTTGGCGGCCTCTAAGGCATTAGCCTGGTCTACGGCCCAGGTTGAGAACGAGGAAGGTTTCACGGTTCCAACAGCACCTAATCCGCGGGTGGTGCGAGGTGTCTCCTCTCTTCCTATTGCGTATGATGGGTTtcgttgttttgttgatggctcATGGAAGGATACAGATAAGTTTGCGGGTGCAGGCTGGGTGTGTACGTCTTCCACCGGTGTTTCTTTGCTTATGGGTGCCTCCAACTTTAGGCGTAGTCTTTCACCGCTTCATGCTGAGGTTGAAGCTTTTGTGTGGGCGTTACGCTGTATGATTGGTCATGAATATAAAGAGGTGGCTTTTCTCACAgactgctcagacttggtgaagatggtgtcctCACCAGCTGAATGGCCGGCTTTCTCTGCCTATCTTGTCGACGTTATAGAGGATATGAAGGAGTTTACAAGATTCTCGTTAACTTTGATTCCTAGGAATGCGAATGTACTTGCGGATCGATTAGCACGACAAGTTCGTACTCAACCGCACGTGGTTACATCTGTTAGCTGTACTTTTCCTaattggcttgtttga